AGGAGGACGCCGCCGACCGCGCCGCCCGGGCCGGCCCCGGGCCTGCCGCCGACCGCGCCGCCGCCGACCAGGCGCGCCCGCAGGAATAGCGCCCGGCCGCCGAGGAAACGCTCCCACGATTGTCGTGGGGCCCGGCGCGGGTCTTTCGCAGAATCTTTCCCGTGCCGCACGAGTGATAAAGCCGGGGCGAGTTGTCGCGCCCGCGCGCCGTACGGCATGATCAATTCCGCGGGAACGCGGCGGACAATTCCGCCGGGTCGTCCGCCGAACCGCCGCACCACTCCGGAGGTCGTGCCGGGACCCCGCGGCACGCCCTTCCCTGCCGGACATCCCCTGCGAAATCGGAGAAACACCCATGGCACAACAGGTCAACGTCGTCCTCGTGGACGACCTGGACGGCACGCCCGCCGAGGAGACCGTCACGTTCGGTCTGGACGGCATCACCTACGAGATCGACCTGCACGCGGAGAACGCCTCGCGCCTGCGCGACTCCCTGGCCGAGTGGGTCGGCCACGGCCGCCGCGTCGGCGGGGCCCGTCCCCGCAAGGCCGGCGCCGCCAAGCCCGCGGCCCGTCGCTCCGCCTCGGGCACCGACACCACGGCGATCCGCGAGTGGGCCCGGTCCAACGGCCACCAGGTCTCCGAGCGGGGCCGCATCAAGGCCGAGGTCATCGAGGCCTACAACGCCGCGAACGAGGGCTGAGCGGGCGCCGGGCAGCACCGCCGCCCGGCGCCGCCACCACGCACGGGCGCCCCGTCACGAGCAGGTGACGGGGCGCCCGTGCGTGCGGGGGGCGTGCGTCAGGAGCGCTCGTCCACGGTCTCGCGGTCCTCGTCGGTGGCACCGCGGTCGTCGACACCGCGGTCGGTGGCGCCGCGCACCTGTGCCGGCGGGAGCAAGTCGGGGTCGACCTCGGGACGGCGCCCGGCCAGCAGCGAGGTGACCGTGACGGTCACCAGCGCCCCGACGATGACGACCAGGCTGAGCAGGGTCGGGATCTCGGGCAGCCAGGTCCAGATGCCGTGACCCCAGTGCAGCAGG
The window above is part of the Aquipuribacter hungaricus genome. Proteins encoded here:
- a CDS encoding histone-like nucleoid-structuring protein Lsr2, which codes for MAQQVNVVLVDDLDGTPAEETVTFGLDGITYEIDLHAENASRLRDSLAEWVGHGRRVGGARPRKAGAAKPAARRSASGTDTTAIREWARSNGHQVSERGRIKAEVIEAYNAANEG